A genome region from Nicotiana tabacum cultivar K326 chromosome 13, ASM71507v2, whole genome shotgun sequence includes the following:
- the LOC107815411 gene encoding BTB/POZ domain-containing protein DOT3 isoform X5 yields MQKSIQLDRPESPRNDSNGTNHVHNQRIVETETADGFKKKEQSWFATCQIPTDLSIQVEDVTFHVHKYPLVSKCGYLRTVELPPPNSHLGYDLKLEKFPGGSETFEIILKFCYGLPISLNPDTVAATRCASEFLDMTEAMEDGNLIAKTEAFFTFVVLSSWNDTVTVLRSCEILSPWAENLQIVRRCCDSIISKISRGNSAEEMLIEENWWLKDVTTLHISHFLRIITALRAKEMKPEIIGSCIIRYGEKWLPSTDTKTEGTGKYGNRINDFQVMSGRKQETNIGQNKERRTIIESLASILPPQKEAVPCKFLLWMLKKAIVYAASPVLVLELEKKIGMVLENASVNDLLIPTNSVGEQTIDSTEKQTMHNLEAVQRILDYFLIYEKQQLQQQGLKSTASNISKLVDSYLAEIASDPNVSIDKFQVLAESLPREARASHDGLYRAIDTYLQTHPSLSEHDRRRLCKIMDCGKFSLDACAHAAQNDRLPLRIVIQDMVELHRTSKHVKLEAHIWKKAAGVKLQ; encoded by the exons ATGCAGAAGTCCATTCAGCTGGATCGGCCAGAAAGCCCCCGAAATGATTCTAATGGTACCAACCACGTCCACAACCAACGCATAGTTGAAACTGAAACAGCTGACGGCTTCAAGAAGAAAGAACAATCATG GTTTGCGACTTGTCAGATTCCAACTGATCTCTCAATTCAAGTTGAAGATGTCACCTTCCACGTTCACAAG TATCCACTGGTTTCAAAGTGTGGCTACCTAAGAACAGTTGAGCTTCCGCCGCCAAATTCACATTTAGGTTATGACCTCAAGCTTGAAAAGTTTCCAGGCGGATCTGAAACTTTTGAGATCATATTGAAATTCTGTTATGGCCTACCTATAAGCCTGAACCCTGACACTGTCGCAGCAACAAGATGTGCCTCAGAATTTCTAGATATGACAGAAGCAATGGAAGATGGAAACTTAATTGCCAAGACAGAAGCCTTCTTCACATTTGTAGTCCTCTCATCATGGAACGACACCGTCACTGTCCTTAGATCATGTGAGATTCTATCACCATGGGCAGAAAACCTTCAGATTGTTAGAAGGTGTTGCGACTCAATCATTTCGAAGATTTCCAGAGGAAATTCAGCTGAGGAGATGCTGATTGAAGAGAACTGGTGGTTAAAAGATGTTACTACTCTCCATATTAGCCATTTCTTACGGATAATCACAGCACTGAGGGCAAAAGAAATGAAGCCTGAAATCATTGGCTCATGTATCATACGCTATGGGGAAAAATGGTTGCCAAGCACGGACACCAAAACAGAAGGAACAGGAAAGTATGGTAACAGAATAAATGATTTTCAAGTCATGAGTGGGAGGAAGCAAGAAACGAACATTGGACAGAATAAGGAGCGTAGGACAATCATAGAGAGTCTTGCTAGTATACTGCCTCCTCAAAAGGAAGCTGTTCCTTGCAAGTTCCTCCTGTGGATGTTAAAGAAGGCTATTGTGTATGCAGCATCACCAGTTCTAGTTTTAGAGCTCGAGAAAAAAATCGGCATGGTGCTGGAAAATGCCAGCGTGAATGATCTTCTGATCCCTACTAATTCAGTAGGTGAACAAACAATAGA TTCAACTGAAAAACAGACCATGCACAATTTAGAAGCTGTACAAAGGATTTTGGATTATTTCTTGATATACGAAAAACAACAGCTACAGCAACAAGGATTGAAGTCTACAGCATCGAATATCAGTAAACTGGTTGACAGCTACCTAGCAGAAATTGCAAGTGATCCCAATGTCTCCATCGACAAGTTCCAAGTTTTAGCTGAATCTTTGCCACGAGAAGCTCGAGCAAGTCATGATGGCCTCTATCGAGCCATTGATACATACCTCcag ACTCATCCTTCATTGTCAGAGCATGACCGTCGAAGGCTGTGCAAGATTATGGACTGTGGGAAGTTCTCACTTGACGCATGCGCACATGCAGCACAAAATGACAGGTTGCCTCTAAGAATTGTTATCCAG GACATGGTGGAGCTTCATAGAACCAGCAAACATGTGAAACTTGAGGCACATATCTGGAAGAAAGCTGCAGGAGTGAAATTGCAATAA
- the LOC107815411 gene encoding BTB/POZ domain-containing protein DOT3 isoform X6, with protein sequence MQKSIQLDRPESPRNDSNGTNHVHNQRIVETETADGFKKKEQSCFCLFVCLCFSSVFRFATCQIPTDLSIQVEDVTFHVHKYPLVSKCGYLRTVELPPPNSHLGYDLKLEKFPGGSETFEIILKFCYGLPISLNPDTVAATRCASEFLDMTEAMEDGNLIAKTEAFFTFVVLSSWNDTVTVLRSCEILSPWAENLQIVRRCCDSIISKISRGNSAEEMLIEENWWLKDVTTLHISHFLRIITALRAKEMKPEIIGSCIIRYGEKWLPSTDTKTEGTGKYGNRINDFQVMSGRKQETNIGQNKERRTIIESLASILPPQKEAVPCKFLLWMLKKAIVYAASPVLVLELEKKIGMVLENASVNDLLIPTNSVGEQTIDSTEKQTMHNLEAVQRILDYFLIYEKQQLQQQGLKSTASNISKLVDSYLAEIASDPNVSIDKFQVLAESLPREARASHDGLYRAIDTYLQSMTVEGCARLWTVGSSHLTHAHMQHKMTGCL encoded by the exons ATGCAGAAGTCCATTCAGCTGGATCGGCCAGAAAGCCCCCGAAATGATTCTAATGGTACCAACCACGTCCACAACCAACGCATAGTTGAAACTGAAACAGCTGACGGCTTCAAGAAGAAAGAACAATCATG cttttgtttgtttgtttgtttgtgcTTTTCATCTGTTTTCAGGTTTGCGACTTGTCAGATTCCAACTGATCTCTCAATTCAAGTTGAAGATGTCACCTTCCACGTTCACAAG TATCCACTGGTTTCAAAGTGTGGCTACCTAAGAACAGTTGAGCTTCCGCCGCCAAATTCACATTTAGGTTATGACCTCAAGCTTGAAAAGTTTCCAGGCGGATCTGAAACTTTTGAGATCATATTGAAATTCTGTTATGGCCTACCTATAAGCCTGAACCCTGACACTGTCGCAGCAACAAGATGTGCCTCAGAATTTCTAGATATGACAGAAGCAATGGAAGATGGAAACTTAATTGCCAAGACAGAAGCCTTCTTCACATTTGTAGTCCTCTCATCATGGAACGACACCGTCACTGTCCTTAGATCATGTGAGATTCTATCACCATGGGCAGAAAACCTTCAGATTGTTAGAAGGTGTTGCGACTCAATCATTTCGAAGATTTCCAGAGGAAATTCAGCTGAGGAGATGCTGATTGAAGAGAACTGGTGGTTAAAAGATGTTACTACTCTCCATATTAGCCATTTCTTACGGATAATCACAGCACTGAGGGCAAAAGAAATGAAGCCTGAAATCATTGGCTCATGTATCATACGCTATGGGGAAAAATGGTTGCCAAGCACGGACACCAAAACAGAAGGAACAGGAAAGTATGGTAACAGAATAAATGATTTTCAAGTCATGAGTGGGAGGAAGCAAGAAACGAACATTGGACAGAATAAGGAGCGTAGGACAATCATAGAGAGTCTTGCTAGTATACTGCCTCCTCAAAAGGAAGCTGTTCCTTGCAAGTTCCTCCTGTGGATGTTAAAGAAGGCTATTGTGTATGCAGCATCACCAGTTCTAGTTTTAGAGCTCGAGAAAAAAATCGGCATGGTGCTGGAAAATGCCAGCGTGAATGATCTTCTGATCCCTACTAATTCAGTAGGTGAACAAACAATAGA TTCAACTGAAAAACAGACCATGCACAATTTAGAAGCTGTACAAAGGATTTTGGATTATTTCTTGATATACGAAAAACAACAGCTACAGCAACAAGGATTGAAGTCTACAGCATCGAATATCAGTAAACTGGTTGACAGCTACCTAGCAGAAATTGCAAGTGATCCCAATGTCTCCATCGACAAGTTCCAAGTTTTAGCTGAATCTTTGCCACGAGAAGCTCGAGCAAGTCATGATGGCCTCTATCGAGCCATTGATACATACCTCcag AGCATGACCGTCGAAGGCTGTGCAAGATTATGGACTGTGGGAAGTTCTCACTTGACGCATGCGCACATGCAGCACAAAATGACAGGTTGCCTCTAA
- the LOC107815411 gene encoding BTB/POZ domain-containing protein DOT3 isoform X2 produces MQKSIQLDRPESPRNDSNGTNHVHNQRIVETETADGFKKKEQSWFATCQIPTDLSIQVEDVTFHVHKYPLVSKCGYLRTVELPPPNSHLGYDLKLEKFPGGSETFEIILKFCYGLPISLNPDTVAATRCASEFLDMTEAMEDGNLIAKTEAFFTFVVLSSWNDTVTVLRSCEILSPWAENLQIVRRCCDSIISKISRGNSAEEMLIEENWWLKDVTTLHISHFLRIITALRAKEMKPEIIGSCIIRYGEKWLPSTDTKTEGTGKYGNRINDFQVMSGRKQETNIGQNKERRTIIESLASILPPQKEAVPCKFLLWMLKKAIVYAASPVLVLELEKKIGMVLENASVNDLLIPTNSVGEQTIDSTEKQTMHNLEAVQRILDYFLIYEKQQLQQQGLKSTASNISKLVDSYLAEIASDPNVSIDKFQVLAESLPREARASHDGLYRAIDTYLQTHPSLSEHDRRRLCKIMDCGKFSLDACAHAAQNDRLPLRIVIQVLFSEQVKMKAAIQGKDYIASDDESDKESSQSPSKKEVKSLKEELEKIKIQMEELQRDYSELQHDYEKVNNKNRKTTWTFGWRKKKSALSDGKLDREVTEEGHYRSNVGCKAGSRRRQSIS; encoded by the exons ATGCAGAAGTCCATTCAGCTGGATCGGCCAGAAAGCCCCCGAAATGATTCTAATGGTACCAACCACGTCCACAACCAACGCATAGTTGAAACTGAAACAGCTGACGGCTTCAAGAAGAAAGAACAATCATG GTTTGCGACTTGTCAGATTCCAACTGATCTCTCAATTCAAGTTGAAGATGTCACCTTCCACGTTCACAAG TATCCACTGGTTTCAAAGTGTGGCTACCTAAGAACAGTTGAGCTTCCGCCGCCAAATTCACATTTAGGTTATGACCTCAAGCTTGAAAAGTTTCCAGGCGGATCTGAAACTTTTGAGATCATATTGAAATTCTGTTATGGCCTACCTATAAGCCTGAACCCTGACACTGTCGCAGCAACAAGATGTGCCTCAGAATTTCTAGATATGACAGAAGCAATGGAAGATGGAAACTTAATTGCCAAGACAGAAGCCTTCTTCACATTTGTAGTCCTCTCATCATGGAACGACACCGTCACTGTCCTTAGATCATGTGAGATTCTATCACCATGGGCAGAAAACCTTCAGATTGTTAGAAGGTGTTGCGACTCAATCATTTCGAAGATTTCCAGAGGAAATTCAGCTGAGGAGATGCTGATTGAAGAGAACTGGTGGTTAAAAGATGTTACTACTCTCCATATTAGCCATTTCTTACGGATAATCACAGCACTGAGGGCAAAAGAAATGAAGCCTGAAATCATTGGCTCATGTATCATACGCTATGGGGAAAAATGGTTGCCAAGCACGGACACCAAAACAGAAGGAACAGGAAAGTATGGTAACAGAATAAATGATTTTCAAGTCATGAGTGGGAGGAAGCAAGAAACGAACATTGGACAGAATAAGGAGCGTAGGACAATCATAGAGAGTCTTGCTAGTATACTGCCTCCTCAAAAGGAAGCTGTTCCTTGCAAGTTCCTCCTGTGGATGTTAAAGAAGGCTATTGTGTATGCAGCATCACCAGTTCTAGTTTTAGAGCTCGAGAAAAAAATCGGCATGGTGCTGGAAAATGCCAGCGTGAATGATCTTCTGATCCCTACTAATTCAGTAGGTGAACAAACAATAGA TTCAACTGAAAAACAGACCATGCACAATTTAGAAGCTGTACAAAGGATTTTGGATTATTTCTTGATATACGAAAAACAACAGCTACAGCAACAAGGATTGAAGTCTACAGCATCGAATATCAGTAAACTGGTTGACAGCTACCTAGCAGAAATTGCAAGTGATCCCAATGTCTCCATCGACAAGTTCCAAGTTTTAGCTGAATCTTTGCCACGAGAAGCTCGAGCAAGTCATGATGGCCTCTATCGAGCCATTGATACATACCTCcag ACTCATCCTTCATTGTCAGAGCATGACCGTCGAAGGCTGTGCAAGATTATGGACTGTGGGAAGTTCTCACTTGACGCATGCGCACATGCAGCACAAAATGACAGGTTGCCTCTAAGAATTGTTATCCAG GTTTTGTTCTCAGAGCAAGTGAAGATGAAGGCTGCAATACAAGGGAAAGACTATATAGCAAGTGATGACGAGTCAGACAAGGAAAGTAGTCAGTCACCTTCCAAGAAGGAGGTCAAGTCCCTTAAAGAAGAACTTGAAAAAATAAAGATACAAATGGAAGAGCTTCAGAGGGACTACTCGGAACTGCAACACGATTATGAAAAAGtaaacaacaaaaatagaaaaacaaccTGGACTTTTGGGTGGAGGAAGAAAAAATCTGCTCTTTCCGATGGAAAACTGGATAGAGAAGTAACTGAAGAAGGCCATTATAGATCAAATGTAGGCTGTAAAGCGGGCTCTCGTCGAAGGCAGTCTATATCCTAA
- the LOC107815411 gene encoding BTB/POZ domain-containing protein DOT3 isoform X3, which yields MQKSIQLDRPESPRNDSNGTNHVHNQRIVETETADGFKKKEQSCFCLFVCLCFSSVFRFATCQIPTDLSIQVEDVTFHVHKYPLVSKCGYLRTVELPPPNSHLGYDLKLEKFPGGSETFEIILKFCYGLPISLNPDTVAATRCASEFLDMTEAMEDGNLIAKTEAFFTFVVLSSWNDTVTVLRSCEILSPWAENLQIVRRCCDSIISKISRGNSAEEMLIEENWWLKDVTTLHISHFLRIITALRAKEMKPEIIGSCIIRYGEKWLPSTDTKTEGTGKYGNRINDFQVMSGRKQETNIGQNKERRTIIESLASILPPQKEAVPCKFLLWMLKKAIVYAASPVLVLELEKKIGMVLENASVNDLLIPTNSVGEQTIDSTEKQTMHNLEAVQRILDYFLIYEKQQLQQQGLKSTASNISKLVDSYLAEIASDPNVSIDKFQVLAESLPREARASHDGLYRAIDTYLQVLFSEQVKMKAAIQGKDYIASDDESDKESSQSPSKKEVKSLKEELEKIKIQMEELQRDYSELQHDYEKVNNKNRKTTWTFGWRKKKSALSDGKLDREVTEEGHYRSNVGCKAGSRRRQSIS from the exons ATGCAGAAGTCCATTCAGCTGGATCGGCCAGAAAGCCCCCGAAATGATTCTAATGGTACCAACCACGTCCACAACCAACGCATAGTTGAAACTGAAACAGCTGACGGCTTCAAGAAGAAAGAACAATCATG cttttgtttgtttgtttgtttgtgcTTTTCATCTGTTTTCAGGTTTGCGACTTGTCAGATTCCAACTGATCTCTCAATTCAAGTTGAAGATGTCACCTTCCACGTTCACAAG TATCCACTGGTTTCAAAGTGTGGCTACCTAAGAACAGTTGAGCTTCCGCCGCCAAATTCACATTTAGGTTATGACCTCAAGCTTGAAAAGTTTCCAGGCGGATCTGAAACTTTTGAGATCATATTGAAATTCTGTTATGGCCTACCTATAAGCCTGAACCCTGACACTGTCGCAGCAACAAGATGTGCCTCAGAATTTCTAGATATGACAGAAGCAATGGAAGATGGAAACTTAATTGCCAAGACAGAAGCCTTCTTCACATTTGTAGTCCTCTCATCATGGAACGACACCGTCACTGTCCTTAGATCATGTGAGATTCTATCACCATGGGCAGAAAACCTTCAGATTGTTAGAAGGTGTTGCGACTCAATCATTTCGAAGATTTCCAGAGGAAATTCAGCTGAGGAGATGCTGATTGAAGAGAACTGGTGGTTAAAAGATGTTACTACTCTCCATATTAGCCATTTCTTACGGATAATCACAGCACTGAGGGCAAAAGAAATGAAGCCTGAAATCATTGGCTCATGTATCATACGCTATGGGGAAAAATGGTTGCCAAGCACGGACACCAAAACAGAAGGAACAGGAAAGTATGGTAACAGAATAAATGATTTTCAAGTCATGAGTGGGAGGAAGCAAGAAACGAACATTGGACAGAATAAGGAGCGTAGGACAATCATAGAGAGTCTTGCTAGTATACTGCCTCCTCAAAAGGAAGCTGTTCCTTGCAAGTTCCTCCTGTGGATGTTAAAGAAGGCTATTGTGTATGCAGCATCACCAGTTCTAGTTTTAGAGCTCGAGAAAAAAATCGGCATGGTGCTGGAAAATGCCAGCGTGAATGATCTTCTGATCCCTACTAATTCAGTAGGTGAACAAACAATAGA TTCAACTGAAAAACAGACCATGCACAATTTAGAAGCTGTACAAAGGATTTTGGATTATTTCTTGATATACGAAAAACAACAGCTACAGCAACAAGGATTGAAGTCTACAGCATCGAATATCAGTAAACTGGTTGACAGCTACCTAGCAGAAATTGCAAGTGATCCCAATGTCTCCATCGACAAGTTCCAAGTTTTAGCTGAATCTTTGCCACGAGAAGCTCGAGCAAGTCATGATGGCCTCTATCGAGCCATTGATACATACCTCcag GTTTTGTTCTCAGAGCAAGTGAAGATGAAGGCTGCAATACAAGGGAAAGACTATATAGCAAGTGATGACGAGTCAGACAAGGAAAGTAGTCAGTCACCTTCCAAGAAGGAGGTCAAGTCCCTTAAAGAAGAACTTGAAAAAATAAAGATACAAATGGAAGAGCTTCAGAGGGACTACTCGGAACTGCAACACGATTATGAAAAAGtaaacaacaaaaatagaaaaacaaccTGGACTTTTGGGTGGAGGAAGAAAAAATCTGCTCTTTCCGATGGAAAACTGGATAGAGAAGTAACTGAAGAAGGCCATTATAGATCAAATGTAGGCTGTAAAGCGGGCTCTCGTCGAAGGCAGTCTATATCCTAA
- the LOC107815411 gene encoding BTB/POZ domain-containing protein DOT3 isoform X1, translating to MQKSIQLDRPESPRNDSNGTNHVHNQRIVETETADGFKKKEQSCFCLFVCLCFSSVFRFATCQIPTDLSIQVEDVTFHVHKYPLVSKCGYLRTVELPPPNSHLGYDLKLEKFPGGSETFEIILKFCYGLPISLNPDTVAATRCASEFLDMTEAMEDGNLIAKTEAFFTFVVLSSWNDTVTVLRSCEILSPWAENLQIVRRCCDSIISKISRGNSAEEMLIEENWWLKDVTTLHISHFLRIITALRAKEMKPEIIGSCIIRYGEKWLPSTDTKTEGTGKYGNRINDFQVMSGRKQETNIGQNKERRTIIESLASILPPQKEAVPCKFLLWMLKKAIVYAASPVLVLELEKKIGMVLENASVNDLLIPTNSVGEQTIDSTEKQTMHNLEAVQRILDYFLIYEKQQLQQQGLKSTASNISKLVDSYLAEIASDPNVSIDKFQVLAESLPREARASHDGLYRAIDTYLQTHPSLSEHDRRRLCKIMDCGKFSLDACAHAAQNDRLPLRIVIQVLFSEQVKMKAAIQGKDYIASDDESDKESSQSPSKKEVKSLKEELEKIKIQMEELQRDYSELQHDYEKVNNKNRKTTWTFGWRKKKSALSDGKLDREVTEEGHYRSNVGCKAGSRRRQSIS from the exons ATGCAGAAGTCCATTCAGCTGGATCGGCCAGAAAGCCCCCGAAATGATTCTAATGGTACCAACCACGTCCACAACCAACGCATAGTTGAAACTGAAACAGCTGACGGCTTCAAGAAGAAAGAACAATCATG cttttgtttgtttgtttgtttgtgcTTTTCATCTGTTTTCAGGTTTGCGACTTGTCAGATTCCAACTGATCTCTCAATTCAAGTTGAAGATGTCACCTTCCACGTTCACAAG TATCCACTGGTTTCAAAGTGTGGCTACCTAAGAACAGTTGAGCTTCCGCCGCCAAATTCACATTTAGGTTATGACCTCAAGCTTGAAAAGTTTCCAGGCGGATCTGAAACTTTTGAGATCATATTGAAATTCTGTTATGGCCTACCTATAAGCCTGAACCCTGACACTGTCGCAGCAACAAGATGTGCCTCAGAATTTCTAGATATGACAGAAGCAATGGAAGATGGAAACTTAATTGCCAAGACAGAAGCCTTCTTCACATTTGTAGTCCTCTCATCATGGAACGACACCGTCACTGTCCTTAGATCATGTGAGATTCTATCACCATGGGCAGAAAACCTTCAGATTGTTAGAAGGTGTTGCGACTCAATCATTTCGAAGATTTCCAGAGGAAATTCAGCTGAGGAGATGCTGATTGAAGAGAACTGGTGGTTAAAAGATGTTACTACTCTCCATATTAGCCATTTCTTACGGATAATCACAGCACTGAGGGCAAAAGAAATGAAGCCTGAAATCATTGGCTCATGTATCATACGCTATGGGGAAAAATGGTTGCCAAGCACGGACACCAAAACAGAAGGAACAGGAAAGTATGGTAACAGAATAAATGATTTTCAAGTCATGAGTGGGAGGAAGCAAGAAACGAACATTGGACAGAATAAGGAGCGTAGGACAATCATAGAGAGTCTTGCTAGTATACTGCCTCCTCAAAAGGAAGCTGTTCCTTGCAAGTTCCTCCTGTGGATGTTAAAGAAGGCTATTGTGTATGCAGCATCACCAGTTCTAGTTTTAGAGCTCGAGAAAAAAATCGGCATGGTGCTGGAAAATGCCAGCGTGAATGATCTTCTGATCCCTACTAATTCAGTAGGTGAACAAACAATAGA TTCAACTGAAAAACAGACCATGCACAATTTAGAAGCTGTACAAAGGATTTTGGATTATTTCTTGATATACGAAAAACAACAGCTACAGCAACAAGGATTGAAGTCTACAGCATCGAATATCAGTAAACTGGTTGACAGCTACCTAGCAGAAATTGCAAGTGATCCCAATGTCTCCATCGACAAGTTCCAAGTTTTAGCTGAATCTTTGCCACGAGAAGCTCGAGCAAGTCATGATGGCCTCTATCGAGCCATTGATACATACCTCcag ACTCATCCTTCATTGTCAGAGCATGACCGTCGAAGGCTGTGCAAGATTATGGACTGTGGGAAGTTCTCACTTGACGCATGCGCACATGCAGCACAAAATGACAGGTTGCCTCTAAGAATTGTTATCCAG GTTTTGTTCTCAGAGCAAGTGAAGATGAAGGCTGCAATACAAGGGAAAGACTATATAGCAAGTGATGACGAGTCAGACAAGGAAAGTAGTCAGTCACCTTCCAAGAAGGAGGTCAAGTCCCTTAAAGAAGAACTTGAAAAAATAAAGATACAAATGGAAGAGCTTCAGAGGGACTACTCGGAACTGCAACACGATTATGAAAAAGtaaacaacaaaaatagaaaaacaaccTGGACTTTTGGGTGGAGGAAGAAAAAATCTGCTCTTTCCGATGGAAAACTGGATAGAGAAGTAACTGAAGAAGGCCATTATAGATCAAATGTAGGCTGTAAAGCGGGCTCTCGTCGAAGGCAGTCTATATCCTAA
- the LOC107815411 gene encoding BTB/POZ domain-containing protein DOT3 isoform X4 gives MQKSIQLDRPESPRNDSNGTNHVHNQRIVETETADGFKKKEQSCFCLFVCLCFSSVFRFATCQIPTDLSIQVEDVTFHVHKYPLVSKCGYLRTVELPPPNSHLGYDLKLEKFPGGSETFEIILKFCYGLPISLNPDTVAATRCASEFLDMTEAMEDGNLIAKTEAFFTFVVLSSWNDTVTVLRSCEILSPWAENLQIVRRCCDSIISKISRGNSAEEMLIEENWWLKDVTTLHISHFLRIITALRAKEMKPEIIGSCIIRYGEKWLPSTDTKTEGTGKYGNRINDFQVMSGRKQETNIGQNKERRTIIESLASILPPQKEAVPCKFLLWMLKKAIVYAASPVLVLELEKKIGMVLENASVNDLLIPTNSVGEQTIDSTEKQTMHNLEAVQRILDYFLIYEKQQLQQQGLKSTASNISKLVDSYLAEIASDPNVSIDKFQVLAESLPREARASHDGLYRAIDTYLQTHPSLSEHDRRRLCKIMDCGKFSLDACAHAAQNDRLPLRIVIQDMVELHRTSKHVKLEAHIWKKAAGVKLQ, from the exons ATGCAGAAGTCCATTCAGCTGGATCGGCCAGAAAGCCCCCGAAATGATTCTAATGGTACCAACCACGTCCACAACCAACGCATAGTTGAAACTGAAACAGCTGACGGCTTCAAGAAGAAAGAACAATCATG cttttgtttgtttgtttgtttgtgcTTTTCATCTGTTTTCAGGTTTGCGACTTGTCAGATTCCAACTGATCTCTCAATTCAAGTTGAAGATGTCACCTTCCACGTTCACAAG TATCCACTGGTTTCAAAGTGTGGCTACCTAAGAACAGTTGAGCTTCCGCCGCCAAATTCACATTTAGGTTATGACCTCAAGCTTGAAAAGTTTCCAGGCGGATCTGAAACTTTTGAGATCATATTGAAATTCTGTTATGGCCTACCTATAAGCCTGAACCCTGACACTGTCGCAGCAACAAGATGTGCCTCAGAATTTCTAGATATGACAGAAGCAATGGAAGATGGAAACTTAATTGCCAAGACAGAAGCCTTCTTCACATTTGTAGTCCTCTCATCATGGAACGACACCGTCACTGTCCTTAGATCATGTGAGATTCTATCACCATGGGCAGAAAACCTTCAGATTGTTAGAAGGTGTTGCGACTCAATCATTTCGAAGATTTCCAGAGGAAATTCAGCTGAGGAGATGCTGATTGAAGAGAACTGGTGGTTAAAAGATGTTACTACTCTCCATATTAGCCATTTCTTACGGATAATCACAGCACTGAGGGCAAAAGAAATGAAGCCTGAAATCATTGGCTCATGTATCATACGCTATGGGGAAAAATGGTTGCCAAGCACGGACACCAAAACAGAAGGAACAGGAAAGTATGGTAACAGAATAAATGATTTTCAAGTCATGAGTGGGAGGAAGCAAGAAACGAACATTGGACAGAATAAGGAGCGTAGGACAATCATAGAGAGTCTTGCTAGTATACTGCCTCCTCAAAAGGAAGCTGTTCCTTGCAAGTTCCTCCTGTGGATGTTAAAGAAGGCTATTGTGTATGCAGCATCACCAGTTCTAGTTTTAGAGCTCGAGAAAAAAATCGGCATGGTGCTGGAAAATGCCAGCGTGAATGATCTTCTGATCCCTACTAATTCAGTAGGTGAACAAACAATAGA TTCAACTGAAAAACAGACCATGCACAATTTAGAAGCTGTACAAAGGATTTTGGATTATTTCTTGATATACGAAAAACAACAGCTACAGCAACAAGGATTGAAGTCTACAGCATCGAATATCAGTAAACTGGTTGACAGCTACCTAGCAGAAATTGCAAGTGATCCCAATGTCTCCATCGACAAGTTCCAAGTTTTAGCTGAATCTTTGCCACGAGAAGCTCGAGCAAGTCATGATGGCCTCTATCGAGCCATTGATACATACCTCcag ACTCATCCTTCATTGTCAGAGCATGACCGTCGAAGGCTGTGCAAGATTATGGACTGTGGGAAGTTCTCACTTGACGCATGCGCACATGCAGCACAAAATGACAGGTTGCCTCTAAGAATTGTTATCCAG GACATGGTGGAGCTTCATAGAACCAGCAAACATGTGAAACTTGAGGCACATATCTGGAAGAAAGCTGCAGGAGTGAAATTGCAATAA